Below is a genomic region from Thermomicrobiales bacterium.
GACGAGCCGACCGCCAGTCTGGACGCCAAGGGGCGTGCCGACCTCTTGCAACTCCTTCACGGCCTGAAACGTGACGGCATGACGCTGATCTTCTCTTCGCATCGCCCTGAGGATGTCCTGGCGCTTGCCGACCGCATTCTCATGCTCGATGGGGGTGTGCTCACGGAAGAACGCGCACCACGAGAGTTCAAGGAGACGCTCGAAAGCGAATCGCGGCTCGTCGTCTTCCTGCGCAACGGGCATATGCAGGTGGCGCTCGACACGCTGACCGAGATGGGTCTCAAGGGGTCGGGTGAAGGCAAGGTCGTTTCGGTGCCGATTCGCGTCGATCAAAAAGCCCTCGTCCTTTCGGCCATGACGCGAAATGGCGTAGATATCGAAGACTTCGATTGGGAGCAGTACGCATGGACAGAGCAATAGTTGCAGCCATTGCGGCCAAGGAAGCCCGAGTTGGATTGCGCAACCGATGGTTCGCAATCTACACGATTCTCTTTTCGTTGCTCGTTGTCGGCTTCGTGGCGTTCGCGTTGAGCGGTTCGAGCCTCACCGGCCAGGCCGGCTTCGGCCGCACCTCGGCTGGTCTGCTCAACCTGCTGCTGCTGATGGTTCCACTCATTGCGCTCACGATTGGCGCGCAGTTGATCGCGTCAGATCGGGAAGATCGCAGTCTCGACTATCTCCTGGCACAACCCCTGACTTCGCTCGAGGTCTACGTCGGGAAGTTCATTGGGGCGGCGTTCTCGCTCGTGCTCATGTTGCTCATCGGGTTTGGCGGTGCTGGCGCGGTCATGGCGTTCAAGGGCGGAGCCGGAGGAGTGGGTGATTTCCTGATGCTGGTGGCGCTCACGCTTCTGCTTGGGTTGGCCATGCTCAGCGTTGGCTACCTGATCTCGAGCTTTTCACGCCAGACGGCTGCGGCGCTCGGAATCGCGCTCACGATGTGGCTTCTCTTCGTGATCGTGGGGGACCTCGGCATCATGGGGAGCTCGCTCGTGCTGGGAATGAGCCCGGAGGCGTTGCTGTCCTTCACCGCTGCGAACCCCCTGAATGTCTACAAGCTCGTCAGCGTCGACCTCCTGCACACGTCGCTCGATGTGCTGGGCCCGGCCGGGATCTACGCTGTCGACCGGTTCGGCGCGACCTACACCTATCTCATGCTCGCGTTGCTGGCGCTGTGGATCATCGTGCCGCTCCCCATTGGATACTGGCTCTTCAAGCGAACGGACTTCCAGTGATCACCCGTAGGAACCTCATCCTCGTCGGAGCGTCGCTCCCCCTCGTCCTGACCGCCTGCGGTGGCGACGAAGCATCCGGGGAAGACCCGCCCTCGATCAAACTTGGTCGCACCGCCTGCGAGCGGTGCGGAATGCTCATCTCAGAAGAGCGTTTCGCGAGCGGTATCGTGGATAGCGATGGAAAAGCGGTGGTCTTCGACGATGCCGGCGAAATGG
It encodes:
- a CDS encoding ABC transporter permease subunit; the encoded protein is MDRAIVAAIAAKEARVGLRNRWFAIYTILFSLLVVGFVAFALSGSSLTGQAGFGRTSAGLLNLLLLMVPLIALTIGAQLIASDREDRSLDYLLAQPLTSLEVYVGKFIGAAFSLVLMLLIGFGGAGAVMAFKGGAGGVGDFLMLVALTLLLGLAMLSVGYLISSFSRQTAAALGIALTMWLLFVIVGDLGIMGSSLVLGMSPEALLSFTAANPLNVYKLVSVDLLHTSLDVLGPAGIYAVDRFGATYTYLMLALLALWIIVPLPIGYWLFKRTDFQ